Part of the Cryptosporangium arvum DSM 44712 genome, CCGTCGTTCCCCCACTGCCCGCCGACGGAACATCACGATCTCGTCCGTCGTGGCGGGTGCCGTCGCCGCCGCGTTAGCCGCGTTCATGGCCACGGCGCCAACCGCTGGGGCGTCCGACAAGACTGGGACTGACGCGGCCCGACCGGCGGTCGAAGCCGCGGACACCGGCCCCGGCGCGTACACCGCGGAGATCCGGAAGCTGGCGGTCAGCGCTCTCGCGGCCCAACTCGGCATCTCCGAACAGGACGCGGCCGCACGACTGGACCAACTGGACAAGCGCACCAGAACCGCGGCGTCGCTGCAGAACTCGCTGGGTGACAGCGGTGCCGGCACCTGGATCAGCAAGACGACCGGTGAGCTGATGGTCGGTGTCACCGACCAGAAGGCCGCCGACGCGGTCGAGGCCGCCGGCGCGACGCCGAAGCTGGTCAGCCGCGACCTGAACGACCTGCAGCAGGTCAAGACCCAGCTCGACGCGATCGGGCGCATCCCCGGAACGTCGTGGGCGATCGACCCGTCGAACAACGCGGTGACCGTGCAGGTCTCCCGCAAGGCCGCCGCCGACCCGCGGGCCGACGCGTGGCTGGACAAGCTCGCAGGCTACGGCGACGCGGTGAACGTGCAGCGCACCACGGCTGCTTTCGCCACGCACGCCTTCTTCGGCGGGCAGGCGATCGAGGCCGAGGGCGGTGCCGGCCGGTGCTCCTCGGCGTTCAACGCGACGAGCGGCCAGAACGCGTTCATCATCACCGCGGGGCACTGCACGGCCGCGATCGACACCTGGACCGACGGCCAGGAGGTCATCGGTCAGTCCGCGCTGACCCAGTTCCCCGGCAACGACTACGGCGTCATCCGCGTCGACGACGCCCAGGCGCTCGACCCGCAGCCGGCGGTGATCAACCAGGACCAGGCCCAGCCGATCACCGGAACCGACCAGGTCCCGGTCGGTTCCCCGGTCTGCAAGACCGGTTCGACGACGGGCACCACCTGCGGCGTCGTGCTGGCGTTCGACACCACGGTCGTCTACCCCGAGGGCGCGGTACAGGGCCTCATCCAGACCGACGTCTGCAGCCAGCCCGGTGATAGCGGCGGCTCGCTGTTCGCCGGTGACCAGGGTCAGGGCATCGTCTCCGGCGGTTCGATCGGTGACTGCGAGACCCCCGGCTTCGTCTCGTTCTTCCAGCCGATCAACGAGGTACTGGAAGACACGGGCTTGCAGCTCATCCAGTAGTTTCACCAGCATGACCCGTCGGCCCGCAGTAGGAGAACTGCTGCGTGGCTGGCGGGAGCGGCGGCGGCTCACCCAGCTGAGCCTGTCGCTGCAGGCCGACGTCTCGGCCCGGCACCTGAGCTTCATCGAGACCGGTCGGTCGCGGCCGACCAGCGAGATGATCCTGCGGCTCTGCGACGAGCTGGACGTCCCGTTGCGCGAGCGCAACGCACTCCTGCTGGCCGGTGGGTACGCACCCGCGTTCCCCGACCACGGTCTCGACGATCCGTCGCTCGACGCCGTACGCAGCGCGCTGCGGCAGGTGCTCGAAGGACACGAGCCGCACCCGGCGGTGGTGATCGACAAGAACTGGAACCTCGTCGAGGCCAACAGCGGGCTCGCTCTCTTCGCCGATTCGGTCGAACCCTCGCTGCTGGAACCCCCGATCAACGTGCTCCGGCTGAGCTTGCACCCCGGCGGCATGGCGCCGCGGGTCGTCAACCTCGGCGAATGGCGAGCGCACCTGCTCACCCGGCTGGAGCGGCAGGTCGCCGGGACCGGTGACCGGGCCGCGGCCGAGCTGCTCGCGGAGCTGACCGCCTACCCCGGCGGCCTCGACCGCGAGGCGGAGCCCCAGCCGCACGACGTCGTCGTGCCGCTGCGGTACCGGCACCAGGAGCACGAACTGTCGTTCCTGAGCATGACCGCGGTGTTCGGCACCCCGCTCGACGTCACGGTCGCGGAACTCGCGATCGAGTCGTTCTACCCGGCCGACGCGGCTACCGCGAAGTTTCTGCGGTCTCTCTGACCTCGGCGCCGACGAAACGCCGCGCCCCGGCCAGCAGGCCGAACACGACCTGCGGAATCAACAGCACGATCAGCAGCCCCACCGGAACCGACCACGAGTCGGTGACGTCGTGCAGCGCGCCGACCAGCAGCGGCCCCGTCGCGGCCAGCAGGTAGCCCACGGTCTGCGCCTGGGCCGAGAGCCGGGCGGTGGCCGCCGTCGTGCGGGTACGCAGCGAGAACAACAGCAGGCCGAGGCCGAACGAGCCGCCCTGACCGATGCCGAGCAGGACCACCCAGAGATACGGCGCACCGGACGGCGCGATCATCACGCCGGTGAGCCCCGCGAGCGTCGCGACGGTGCAGGCGAGCGTGTGCAGACGTTGGTCGCGGGCGCGGGCGGCGAACGGTGGCAGGACGAGCGAGATCGGGATCTGCACGAACGCGGAGATCGAGAGCAGGAGCCCGGCGGTGGCCGGGTCGTAGCCTTCGTCGCGGTAGATCGACGGGAGCCAGGACAGCACGCTGTAGAACGACAGCGACTGCAGGCCGAAGTAGAGCGTGATGTACCAGGCGAGGCCGTCGCGCAGGAGCGAGCCGCCGCCCCGGTGCGGCGGTGCGGCGGTGGGGTTGCGGCGCGCCGGGAGCCACACCAGAAGCGTCCAGACCCCGAACGCGACGGCAGCGGGGATCGCCCAGAACCCGAGCCCACCCCGCCAGCCCTGATCGGTGGCGTCGCTGAGCGGGACCGTCACGCCGGCGGCGACCGCCGCCGCGCCGGAGAGCGACATCGTGTAGATGCCGGTCATCGTGCCGGTGTGGCCGGCGAAGTCACGCTTGATGACCGCGGGGATCAGTACGTTCGCGATCGCGATCGCACCCGCGGCGACGATCGAGCCGACGAACAGCACCACTCGTCCGTCGGTCACGCGGAGCGCGAGCGAGACCGCGATCACGGCCACGACCAGCGCGATCACTCGCTCGCTGCCCCAGCGGCGGCCGAGTGCCGGCGCGAACGCCGCGATCGCGCCGAGGCAGATCACCGGCAGCGACGTCAGCAGCGACGCGCCGACGCCGGACAGGCCGAGATCGCCACGGATGTCGGAGAGCACCGGCCCCACGCCGGCGAGCGCCGGCCGGAGGTTGGCCGCCACGAGCGCGATGGCCACACCGAGGACGAGCGTTCGCCGACTGTTCGCACTCACCTGGTGATCCTCGCACCGCGCTCAGGGCACGCCCAGCAGCCGGAGCCCGGCCGCGGTACCCGCGGCGGCGATCACCACGACTACGAACGGGGCTCTGCGCCAGGCCAGCACCCCGCCGACGAGGACGCCGGCCGGCCGGGCGACCCCGGCGAACTCGCCGCCCTCCAGCGTCGCCGTCGTCGCGACCAACGCGACGAGCAGCACCACCGTGAGCCGCCCCATCAGCGACTCGATCCGGGGCGAGAGCGTCAGCCGCTCCCGCAACAGCGGTCCGGCGAGCCGGAACCCGAGCGTGCCGACGCCGAGGACGGCGATCGCGACGAGCAGCCCGGTCATGCCGGTGTCCGATCGCGCCGGCGGATCAACCCGACGACGGCGACGCCGATCAGCGCCAGCAGCACGGGCGCGCCGGCCGGCAGTACCGGCGTGGTGGCCAGCGCGATCACGACTCCGATCAGCGCGGCCCATCGCGTTCGTGGATCGCTCAGCGACGGCAGTACCAGCGCCAGCAGCACGGCCGGGAACGCGGCGTCCAGCCCGAGGGCGTCGGTGTCGCTGATCACGGTGCCGGCCAGCCCGCCGAGTACCACTGACAGGTTCCAGCAGACGAACAGCGCGCTCCCGGTCGCCCAGTACACCGCCCGTCGTCGCCGGGGATCGTCCTCGGCCAGCGTGAACGCCACGGTTTCGTCCGTCATCAGGTGTGAGCCGATCAGCCGTCGGAGAAAGCCGACGCGCGCTATCGCGTCGCCGACCGCGAAGCCGAACGGGAGGTGGCGGGCGTTGACCAGCAGGGCGGCCGCGACCGCGGCCAGCGGACTGCCGCCGGCGGCGATCAGCCCGATGAACAGGAACTGCGCCGCGCCGGCGAAGACCACGACCGAGAGCAGAATCGGAATCCACAGTGGGAATCCGGCGCTGACCGCGATCGCCCCGAAGGACACCCCGACCAACGCGTCGGCTAGGCATACGAGGGCGATGCTCCGGATCACCTCCGGGCCCAGTGTTCGGTAAATCGAACGCATAGGAAGCTACGATGAACGCTACAGGTGCGTTCGTCAAGACGAACGATCAGACCGATGGAGCGAACCCAGTGACCGACAACACGCGGCGGGGAGCACCGCTGGACGTCATCGCGGCCTCGCTGCGGCGTGAGCGTGCCCGAGCCCGGATGTCGTTGAGCGAGGTCGCGAAACAGGCGGGCATCGCGAAGTCGACGCTGTCCCAGCTCGAATCCGGCTCCGGCAATCCGAGCGTGGAGACGCTGTGGGCGCTCAGCGTCGCCCTCGACGTTCCGTTCTCCCGGCTGGTCGAACCGGCCATCCCGAAAGTGCAGGTCATCCGGGCCGGCGAGGGGCCGACGATCTACTCGGAACACGCCGAGTACGTCGCCACGCTGCTGGCGTCCTGCCCGCCGAACGCCCGCCGGGACATCTACCTGGTTTCGGCAGAACCCGGGCGGCCGCGTGCATCGGAACCCCATTTGCCGGGAACGGTGGAACACGTGGTGATCTGTACCGGACGGGCTCTCGTGGGGCTGAGTGACGACCCCGTCGAACTGGGCCCCGGCGACTACGTGAAGTACCCGGGCGACGTCGCCCACGTGTTCGAGGCGTTGGAGGCGGGGACGCGCGCGGTGCTGCTGTCCGAGAACGTATGACGTTCGTGCTGCTCGTCGTCGCCGGTCTCGGCGCCGGATTGACCGGCACGATCGCCGGGTTGGCCTCGCTGGCCAGTTACCCGGCGCTGCTGGCCGTCGGTATACCGCCGGTCGCCGCGAACGTGACGAACTCCGTGGCGCTGCTCGCCAACACCGTCGGGGCGGTGTCCGGCTCCCGCCCGGAGCTGACCGGGCACTGGAAGCGGGCGCTGGAACTCGCGGCCGTGAGCGTGTTCGGCGGCGCGATCGGCGGTGCTCTGCTGCTGTGGACCCCGTCCGACGCCTTCGAGAAGATCGTGCCGTTCCTCATCGCGGGGGCGTCGATCGCGATCCTGGTGCGCCGTCCGGGGGAGGCGGCCGCGCTCGAACGCCGGCCCGGCTGGCCGACCCTGTTCTCGATCTTCCTGATCGGCATCTACGGCGGCTATTTCGGCGCGGCCGCGGGCGTGCTCATGCTCGCGGTGCTGCTGGCGATCGGCACCGGAACGCTGGCCAGGGCCGGTGCCTACCGCAACGTGGTGCTCGGCGCCGCGAACGGCGTCGCCGCGATCGGGTTTGCGCTCTTCGGACCGGTGGTGTGGTCGGCGGCGCTGCCGCTCGCGATCGGCTGCCTCGTCGGCGCCCGCATCGGTCCGATCGTGGTGCGGCATTCACCGTCCGACGCGCTGCGCGTCGTGATCGCGGTGGCCGGCCTCGGACTGGCCGGGTGGCTCGGCTACGACGCGTTCCGCTGAGCGGCTACTTGTAGAACGCCTCGTCGGCTTCCTGGGCGGTGGGCTTCTCGACGCTTACCGGCTGGCCCTGCGCGCTGAGCGTGGCCTCCATGCGCAGGGTCGGGCTGTCGGTCGGCGTCAACTCCATCGACACCTCGATCACCCACCCCTTCGCGTCCACCGTGACCGTGAACGGCGACACCCGCATCCCGATCGACCACAGGCTCGGCGCGCCGATCGGCAGGAACGGCTCCTTGAAGTCCTCGGTGTCCGGCTGGAACCGGCCGCTGTACGTGTTCGGCCCGGTCTTGTGCGCTTCGGTGATCGCGTCGGCGAACTGCAGGAGGCCGGTGGCGTCGGCCATCCCGAAGTGCAGTTTGCTGTCTTCTTTGAGGCGCTCCAGGTCGACGTGCACCCACCTGGCTCCGGGGTCGCGCTGGTAGTAGTCGCTGCCGATGACGACCCGGTCGAGCGTTCCGGTCGAGGAGGCATAGAGCTGTTCCGTCACGTCGAATTCGCCGCTGCCGGTGAGGTGCTCGTCCTTGGGCAGGTCGGCGTCGACGGCGAAGTGGTGCGGGACGCGCTGGGTCCGGCGTAACGCGGCGACGAGATCGACCTCGTCCTGGGTGGGCGAGGGGGCCGGTTTGGTGCTCGGGACCGGATCGGGATCGGTCGGCGAAAAGTTACAGGCGGTGACGAGCACGAGCGCGGCGGCCACGAGCGTGTGCGCGAATCCCGTCTTCATGCCCTACCCGCCTTAACTGACCAATGTGGCCGGTGAGACGGAGGATAACCGGACCGGACACCGGGTACCGAATCCGTACAGTAGACGAGTGTTCCGTATGGGCGCCGTGGTGCTGACGATGGTGCTACTCGTGGTGTCCGCGTGCACGTTCTCGCAGCGTGAGATCGAGGATCCCGGCTGGACGACGATCGCGCTCCCGGACGCGCTCCCGCGGACGCTCGCGGTCGACGGGAACCGGGTTCTGGTGGCCGGGGAGCGGGGTCGGTACGCGCCGGCGGCCTGGATCGTCGGCCGCTCGGTGACCACGGTCGTGTTGCGTCCTCACTCGCCGTACGGGCCCACCGCCGACCTGGTGGCCGCGACGCTCTCCGGTGACACGGTGGCGTTCGCCGGGCAGCGCCCCGGGGGCGCCCACGGTATACCGCGCTGGACGATCTGGGCCGGGACCGTGTCGGGCGGCGCCGACGACCTCCCGCAGACGTTCGAGACGTTCGGCGGACCCGACAGCCTGGGTCTGGTCGGGCTGCAGACGGTGGCCGGGAAGCCCTTGCTGCTGGGCAACTGGGCCGACGGTCAGCCGGGCCCGGCGTTCTGGCGTGCGTCCGGGACGCGGTGGGCGCGGGTGCCGAGCACCCTCGCCGGGTTCCTGGCCAGCGGGATGGGGGTGTCGCGCGGCCGGCCGGTGGTGGTCGGGCACTCGACGACGGGGGGTTCGCTGCGTCCGACCGTGTGGCTGGGAGCGCCGGATCTCCGGTCGTGGCGAGCGCTGCCGCTCGGGAACGCACCGGTGGCCCGTGCACTCGACCTGTCGTGCGCCGGGCCGACCTGCCTGGTCGTCGTCCGCACGCCGGGAACGGGGGTGGCGGTGTGGGAGGTCGGTGGGACCGCCCGCGAACTGCCGACCCCGAAGATGGCCCGCGACGCGGAATGGGCGCAGGTGTCGGCCGGTCCCGACGGGGGAAGGGCGGTCGCGTTCGGGTCGTCGGAGCGGTCGGTGTTCTGCTACTGGAAAGCCGACGGCTGGCGCTACGCGGTGCCTCCGGTCGGCGTCGTGCGTGACCTGGCGACCGTCGGAAACCGTTTCGTGGCGATAGTCGGCGACGGCGAGCAGGAGAGCTCTCCCCGCGCGCTCGTCACGACCTGACCGCGCGCGTCAGCGGGCCGGGCGGAACCAGCGCCGGTGCCGGCGCCGGCGCGAGACGCGCACCAGACCGAAGGCCAGCCACCCCACCGACCCCACGATCAGCAGCAGCCAGCAGATGCTCGTGATCAGCTCTCCTGTGCTCACGCAACAGGGCTACCCGTCGGCGATGCCCGCCAACCGCAGATAACACCTGACCAGCTGTTCGCCGAGGGTCGGCAGCTCGGACGGAGACTCGAACGCCCGCTCGGCGCTCCGCGCGGTCAACCCGGTCACCGCGCGGGCGAGGTCCGCCCCCGGGATCGCCGGATCGGCCAGCCCCGCCGCGACCAGCCGCTCCAGGAACCGCGCGTTGCGCCGCTCGACCCGCGCGAACATCTCGTCACGTAACGACCGCATCGCCGGATCGGCCAGCGCCTGGTGCGCGATCACCGTCAACACGCCGTAGTGCCGGGTGTAGGCGGCCAGGAACGCGGTCAAGGCCTCCCGCACGGTCCGCTCCGGCGACGACGTGTCGGCCTTCTCCTGCAGGGCCAGGAACTCCAGGCGCACCCGGTCGGCCAGCGCGCGGAACACGTCGTCCTTCGACGGGAAGTAGGCGTAGATCGTCGGCCGGGTGACGCCGGCCGCGCTCGCCAGCTCGCCGATCGTCGTTCTGGCGTATCCCAAGCGGCAGAAAACGTCCTCGGCGGAGTCCAGCAAATCGTCCCGGCGACTTGACACGAATGTAAAGTAGCGCAGGTGGGCTTACCTGAGGTACCCGAGCGGACGCTGCGAGCCGCCTACGATCGCGCGCTCGCCGAGATCCCCGACGACCTCGCCCAGATCGGGCGCGCGGCCCGGTACACGGTCGCCGAGAGCCACGACCGGTCGCTGCGCATCGCCGCCGGGCTGCGAAGCCTGGGCCTCGAGCGCCAGCAACCGGTCGCGCTGCTCACCGACAACTCACTCGACGCCGTCCACGCCTGGACCGGCGTCTCCCTCGGCAACCTGATCGAGGTGCCGATCAACTCGGCCTACAAGGGCAGCTTCCTCACCCACGTGCTCAACGACTCCGGCGCCGAGGTGCTCGTCGTCGACGACGGTTACGTCGAGCGCGTCGAACGCATCGCCGACGACCTCACCGCGCTGCGCACGCTCGTCGTCCGCGGTGACCAGGTCCCCAGCGCCCGGTTCGACGTGCGTCCGTTCGACGAACTGCTCAGCCACGAACCGGCGGCACCCACGAAACAGACCGCCGACGACCTGATGGCCTACATGTACACGTCCGGAACCACCGGGCCGTCCAAGGGCGTCCTCATCTCGCACGCCCACGCGTACACGTACGCGTCACGCGAGGATCAGGCGCGCCCGGTACGTGACGACCGCATCCTGGTCACGCTCCCGCTGTTCCACCTGGCCGGCCAGTGGTACGGCGTCTACCAGGCGTTGATCCACCGCGCGGCCTGCGTCCTCGAACCGTCGTTCTCGGTGAGCGCTTTCTGGCCGACCGTCCGGGAGCACGGCATCACGGTCACGGTGATGCTCGGCGCGATGGCCGAACTGCTGCAGCAGGCCGAGCACCGTCCCGACGACGCCGACAACCCGCTGGAGCTCGCGATCATGGCCCCACTGGCCAGCGACATCGACGGTTTCCGCACGCGGTTCGGCGTCGAACTCGCTGCGGTTTACGGGATGAGCGAGATCGGTGCGGTGCTCAACGGACCGCCGGACACCCTCGTCGGGGGCGAGTGCGGTTTTCCGCGCGACGAGTTCGAGCTGAAGCTGGTCGACGGCGAACTGCACGTGCGCCCCAGCGACCCGCTGCTGGTCATGCGCGGCTACCACAACCTGCCGGACAAGACCGCCGAGACGCTCGTCGACGGATGGGTGCACACCGGCGACGCGTTCCGCACCGACGCCGACGGGCGTTACTACTTCTCCGACCGGATGAAGGACGCCCTGCGCCGCCGCGGCGAGAACATCTCCAGCTTCGAGGTGGAGCGGGTGATCAACGAGCACCCCGACGTCTCCGAGAGCGCCGTCGTCGCGGTGCCGTCCGACCTCACCGAGGACGAGATCAAGGCCGTCGTCGTGCCCCGCGAAGGACGCACGATCGATCCGGCGGAGCTGACTCGCTTCCTCGTCGATCGAATGCCGTACTTCATGGTTCCGCGCTATCTCGCGTTCGCTTCCGAGCTTCCCAAGACGCCGACCCAGAAAGTCCACAAGCACCGGCTCCGGGACGCGGGCGTCGGCGATCGCGTCTGGGACCGGGAAGCGGCCGGGATCGTGCTCCGCCGGGGCGACCGGTGAGGCTGCTCGTCGCCAACCGCGCCGAGATCGCGGTTCGCATCTGCGCGACGGCGGCCGCGCTCGGCGTCGAAACCGTTGCCGTTCATCCCGACGACGACGCGAACTGCGCGCACGCCGCCCGCGCCGACCGGGCCGTTCGCCTGCCGAAGGCCGGCGCTGCGGCGTATCTCGACGTGGACGCGATCGTCGAAGCGGCCGTGCGTACCGGCTGCGACGCGCTGCACCCCGGCTACGGTTTCCTCTCCGAGAGCCCGGCGCTGGCCCGGGCGTGCGCCGCGGCCGGGATCACGTTCGTCGGGCCGTCGCCGGAGTCGCTGGAGTTGTTCGGCAACAAGGTCGCGGCCCGGGAACGGGCCGAGGCGTTGGGCGTCCCGGTACTCGCGAGCACCTCCGACCTGGCGTCGGCGCACGACTTCCTCGCCCGGCACGGCGCCGTGATGGTGAAGGCCCTCGCCGGTGGCGGCGGCCGGGGGATGCGGCCGGTGACGCGTCCGGAGGATCTGGACGAAGCGTTGCGCCGGTGCGCGTCCGAAGCGCGCGCGTCGTTCGGCGACGACGAGGTCTACGTCGAACAGCTCATGGTCGGTGCGCGGCACATCGAGGTGCAGGTCGTCGGCGACGGAGAGACCACGGTCGTGCTCGGCGACCGGGACTGTTCGGCGCAGCGGCGGCGGCAGAAGCTGGTCGAGATCGCGCCGGCGCCGGCACTGCCGGATCCGCTGCGCGAAGCCCTGCACGCGGCGGCGGAACGACTCGTGAGCGACTACCGGGGGCTCGCGACCGTGGAGTTCCTCGTCGCCGGGTCCGAGTTCGCGTTCCTCGAGGTCAACCCGCGGATCCAGGTGGAGCACACGGTCACCGAGGAGGTGACCGGGCTCGATCTGGTCGAGCTGTCGCTCCGGGTCGCGCAGGGTGGGCCGGTTCCCGGCCCGGTCCCCAGCCGCGGCTTCGCGGTCCAGGCCCGCGTGAACACCGAAGGAGGCGGAACGCTCACCCGGTTCCAGCCGCCGACCGGTCGCGGCGTCCGGGTCGACACGCACGGCTACGTCGGGTGGGAGATCGGCCCGCGGTACGACTCGCTGCTGGCGAAGGTGATCGGCACCGGGTCCACGCTGGAGGCGGCCGTCGCCCGCGTGTCCAGGGCCCTCGCGGAGTTCGACGTCGACGGGGTGCCGGTCAACACGGCGCAGCTGGCGAACGTGCTCGCCCACACCGACGGCACGCTCACCACGACGTTCGTCGACGAGCACGTGCCCGACCCCGCGCCCGTCGCGGTGGCCGGTGCGGTCGTCAGCCCGCTGCTCGGCGTCGTCGTCGCGGTGTCGGTTGGCGAGGGCGACCTGGTCGCCGCGGACGCCGAACTCGTCGTCCTCGAGGCGATGAAGATGGAGCACGTCGTACGCGGCGGGCGCCCGGGTCGCGTCGAGAACGTGGCCGTGAAAGTCGGCGACACGGTCGCGCTCGGTGCGCCGCTGGTGTTCCTCTCCGAGTCGGCCGAGGCCGCCGCGGCCCCGTCCGCGACCGCAGCCGCCGATCCCGACCGCATCCGCCCCGACCTGGCCGAGGTCCTCGAACGACAACAGCTCGGTTCCGACGAAGTGCGCGTGGCCGCGACGGAGCGGCGACACTCCCGCGGCCGCCGAACCGCACGGGAGAACCTCGCCGACCTGCTGGATCCAGGCAGTTTCGTGGAGTACGGCGCGCTGACGATCGCCGCGCAGCGCCGGCGCCGCGATCTGGCCGACCTGATCGCGCGCACGCCCGCCGACGGGCTGATCACCGGCACCGGAACCGTCGACGGCCGGCCGACCGCCGTGATGACCTACGACTACACAGTGCTCGCAGGCACCCAGGGCATCCACAACCATCGCAAGACCGACCGGCTGTTCCAGCTCGTCGCCCGGGAACGGCTACCGCTGGTGATCTTCGCCGAGGGCGGTGGCGGGCGCCCCGGCGACACCGACACGTCGGCCGTCGCGCAACTGGACGTGGAGACGTTCCGGCTGCTCGCGGCGCTGCGTGGGGTGGTGCCCACGCTCGCGGTGGTGGCGGGCTACTGCTTCGCGGGCAACGCCGCCCTGGCCGGGAGTTGCGACACGATCATCGCCACCGAGGGAAGCAGCCTCGGTATGGGTGGGCCGGCGATGATCGAGGGCGGCGGCCTGGGTGTGGTCGCGCCGGGTGACGTCGGCCCGATGGACGTCCACTGGGCGAACGGCGTCGTCGACTGCCTGGTACCCGACGAGGCGGCCGCGGTCGCGCACGCGCGTCGGTACCTTTCGTATTTCTCGGCTCTTACCGACTTCGCTGCCGGTGACCAGCGGATCCTGCGTAATTCGATCCCGGAGAACCGGCTGCGCGCGTATCGGATCCGACCCGTGCTCGAGGCGCTGTTCGACACCGGGAGCGTGCTGGAGCTGCGGGGCGGGTTCGGTGTCGGCGTCGTCACGGCGCTGGCGCGCATCGAGGGCCGTGCGGTCGGCGTGCTGGCGAACAACCCCGAGCACCTGGGCGGCGCCATCGACGGCGACGCGTCCGACAAGGCCGCCGCGTTCCTGGAGCTCTGCGAGGCGCACCGGCTGCCGGTGGTGTCGCTCTGCGACACCCCCGGTTTCATGGTCGGC contains:
- a CDS encoding carboxyl transferase domain-containing protein — encoded protein: MRLLVANRAEIAVRICATAAALGVETVAVHPDDDANCAHAARADRAVRLPKAGAAAYLDVDAIVEAAVRTGCDALHPGYGFLSESPALARACAAAGITFVGPSPESLELFGNKVAARERAEALGVPVLASTSDLASAHDFLARHGAVMVKALAGGGGRGMRPVTRPEDLDEALRRCASEARASFGDDEVYVEQLMVGARHIEVQVVGDGETTVVLGDRDCSAQRRRQKLVEIAPAPALPDPLREALHAAAERLVSDYRGLATVEFLVAGSEFAFLEVNPRIQVEHTVTEEVTGLDLVELSLRVAQGGPVPGPVPSRGFAVQARVNTEGGGTLTRFQPPTGRGVRVDTHGYVGWEIGPRYDSLLAKVIGTGSTLEAAVARVSRALAEFDVDGVPVNTAQLANVLAHTDGTLTTTFVDEHVPDPAPVAVAGAVVSPLLGVVVAVSVGEGDLVAADAELVVLEAMKMEHVVRGGRPGRVENVAVKVGDTVALGAPLVFLSESAEAAAAPSATAAADPDRIRPDLAEVLERQQLGSDEVRVAATERRHSRGRRTARENLADLLDPGSFVEYGALTIAAQRRRRDLADLIARTPADGLITGTGTVDGRPTAVMTYDYTVLAGTQGIHNHRKTDRLFQLVARERLPLVIFAEGGGGRPGDTDTSAVAQLDVETFRLLAALRGVVPTLAVVAGYCFAGNAALAGSCDTIIATEGSSLGMGGPAMIEGGGLGVVAPGDVGPMDVHWANGVVDCLVPDEAAAVAHARRYLSYFSALTDFAAGDQRILRNSIPENRLRAYRIRPVLEALFDTGSVLELRGGFGVGVVTALARIEGRAVGVLANNPEHLGGAIDGDASDKAAAFLELCEAHRLPVVSLCDTPGFMVGPDAERTATVRRFSAMFVAGARLTVPLVTVVLRKCYGLGAMAMAGGSLHAPALTVSWPTGEFGGMGLEGAVRLGFRAELDAIADPGERRARFDALVADYYERGKALNVATVFEVDDVIDPADTRRVVSSALSRSL